The Actinomycetes bacterium genome contains the following window.
GGTGTTCGGTGGCGCCACTGTGCGCGCGGCTTCGTCAGTGTCGCACTCACCACAGATCGGGGCGCAGGCTCGCCCTGATCTGACGTTCCTGTCGGTTCAGCCACAACAGATCTTCCATGTCCGGACTCCCGCTGATGGCGGCAATGACAGCAACCCCGGCACCGCCCAACGGCCTTGGGCAACGATCGGCAAGGCGCTGACGACGCTGACCGCTGGACAGACTGCCCACGTGCACACCGGCACATACCAAGAGTCGCGCGTGCCAACCGCCAATGCGGGGTTGCCGGCCAAGCCGATCCGGCTGACGGCCGCCCCGAACGAGCAGGCACCAACTATCCTGGGCGGGGTTCCGTCCCCAGGCGCTCCGCCCCTGAGCGGCCCGTTCTTGTGGCTGACCAGGAGCTACTGGATCGTTGAGGGCTTCAAGATTGATGCCGCCGGGTCAGGAGACAATGCCATCCGCTTTGATGGCGTCGATCATGCTGTTGCCCAGAATATCGAGGCCATGAACAGCACTGGCGGGGGCGCGGTGGCGTTCTCTGGTGCCACTGATGCGGCGCTGCTCAAGGGCATCGTGCATAATAACCCGGCAACACCGGTACCAAACTCAGCGGTCGACCGTCATGGCGTCCTAATTAACTCCGGTTCAGCCCGGGTGCTCATCCAGGGCAACCGCTCTTACGGCAACGACGGCGACTCAGTACAGTGTCAGAACACCAACCCTGCGCGTCCGGGTGTTCCAACCGACATCACCATCGAATTTAACCGGTTCTACCAGGATGTCGAGAACGCCGTCGACATCAAGACCTGTCACAATGTGTCAGTACGCGCCAATAAGATCTATGGTTACCGAGCGGCACTCGCTCAGAATCGAAGTCCTCAGGGGTTCGCCATGGTGGTCCACGAGAATGCCGACGGCATCCTGGTCGAGCTCAACCGGGTGTGGGACAGTGGTGGCGCACTGACCATCGGCGCTGGCAATGGTACCGTCGGTGTCGTCTTGGCTCGGCGCAACCTTGTGTTCGACGCACCGAGAATTATCGAGAGCGGCAAAGTCCTCGCCGAAGGCAACGGGTTCCAGGCGCCAGGTCACGTCCAGGATGTCTGGTTCTTGAATAACACCTTCTACAACCTTGCCTATCGCGCGATTCGCCTCGGAAGTGATGCGCCCGTACAGCGCGTCCAGTTACTAAATAACATCGTGGCGCGCGCCAACATTGGCCTCAACCTCTATAAGCAAAACGTACCCGTGCTTAGCAGTAACAACAACCTGTTTTTTCAGGCACCGCCGGTAATCGATTTCAACACCACGGCAATCACGACGTGGGCGGCATGGCAAGCACGTGGCTACGACAGCGCATCCGTGATCGACAAAGATCCACTGTTTGTGCCGAACCCGAGACACAACGACTTCTACACGCTTCCAGGTTCACCTGCGCGCGATGTGGCCGCGCCGACTGGTGAGCCCTTCTGCTTTACCGGGCTCGACATCGGTTTCCTCGAGAGCTGTTTTGAATCTTGGAGCGGCAGTGTTGCCGCACCAGCAAGAGGGGAGCCTACGCATTCCATTAATGGCGCTTATCTGACCTACCGCTGGGCGCCCCGGGGCAGGTCGTAGTCGTGGCGAACTGCGGCTCGGACGAGCTTCGCCACCTTCGAGCTTCCCTGGAGCTCATGACGGTGCTTGCGTGGCCTCGGTGTCCTCGCGTCGTCGCAGGCTGCGGACACTCGGCAGGCTGAGCAGGGCGAGCGAGGACACGACCACGAGCGTCGCGGCCCCCAGCAGGGTCGTTCGTACGCTGACCGCGGTGGCGATCGGGCCGGCGGCGACCAGGCCGACCGGGCGCAGCGCCGTCGATCCCAACCAGTCGTAGGCGGAAACCCGCGACAGCACGTGCGGTGGCACGTGTTGCTGCAAGGCCGTGAACCACAGGGTCACCGCGAACGCCATGCCGGCGCCATACAGGACTTGCGCCCCGGCGATCGTCCAGACGGGCGCGGCGAGCCCAAGCAGCAGCAACGTCGGCGCCGTGGCGAGCAGGGCCAGGTCATGGCGACGAGCAGCCGCTGCGGCGCAGCCCGCAGCGCGACAAGATCGCCAAGGATGCTGCCGATGCCCAGTGCGGCGAGCAGCACGCCCCAGGCGGACGGGCCGCCGAGGGTACGGTCGGCGACCAGCGGTCCGAGCACGAACAGCGCGCCGAGCGCGCCCACCTGGTACAGCGCGAAGTCGGCGATGGTCGCCCACAGCCAGGTGCGGCCTCGGACCTCGGCCCAGCCGGCGGCCAGCTCACTCATGAAGCCGCCCGCAGCCACCTGTAGAGCGACAGTCCCGTTGAACATGGGGCGGTACATGAACGTGAATACGGCGGCCGGCTTGCGTCGCAAGTCGCGGCGCTGCAGGCAACCATGGCGTCCATGGTCAACATCGGGTCCGGCGCCAACGCACCCTCGCGGAGCAGGATCCGCCGCACCTGGCTGCGCTCGGCCTGGATGGCCAGCTCGTGGGCGGCTGCGGTCAACGCGTCCAGGTCCAGTGGGCGGCTTGCCCTCGTGGTCGACGGCCAGGTGCCGTCGGCCTGCCGGGCCAGCCGCCGCGGCGGTGGCGCCTTGACGAGCGCGATGATGCGGCTGCGCTCGTGCTGGGTGAGCCGCCCCCGGCAGCCCGCCGCCCGGGCGGGCCCTAAGCCCGTCGAGCCTTCGGCGTTGAACCGGGCGATGCGCTCGTGCAGGGTCTGGGGTGGCAGCCGAGCTCGACGCCGATCTGGGTGTGCGGGCGCCGCTCCAGCTGCGGGCGACCATCCTCGCGCGCTGGATCCAGTCGCCGGGGCGTGCTGGCTGCGCGCGAGCTTGCAGATCGTGCGTTCCTCGGCGGGATCCTTAGGGTGAGCGGGCGTGCCGCAGCTTGGGCACGTGGGCTCCTTCAGCCCATGCGTCTGACAGCTTCCCTTAGCGCACTACGCTATCTATATCCGAGTTGAGGAATTGAGCACTGCTCAGTCTCCATGAGACAGCCGTGGCCATTGACAAGGTCCGCCCGCCATGCTCTCATTGCGACGATCCGGAGGCTGCCGGAGCGACCCGGGAGGGTGGCCCGGGAGATCGGCATCGTGGACGTTGGCTGTGGCAGCACTCCTGGTCGGCGGCAATCGGGTGTGATCCCTCCCCCTCCCCCTCTTCCCTATCCCCCTTCTCGATAACGCTCGATAACGCAGCGCGGTCACGGCGCCGCGGTCTCAAGTGCTCAGCGTCATCGCGGCACCCGGATCTTGGGGGTGGCCTATGGGCCGGTCTGTTTATGTCCGCCGAGCCATAGTCGTCTGCTGTGCTCTGCTGTTGTTACCGCTGATGTCGGTCACGGTGCTGGAGGGGGCGGCTGGTGCCGCACCAGCGGCGCCGCCCCGCTACATCAGCAGGTACATGACGACCGCAAGCGGTTCGACCCTGTACGACTACGGGTGCGCGCACGGCACGTTTGACCTGAACCGGGCGGGGACGCAGCACAGCACCGTCGTCCTGGATTTCGGGGCGGTATATTACAGCAGCAGTCGCGGCACGTACATGGCGACGCTATTCGGGGGCACGGATCAGCCGCTGAGCACCGTGCGCGAGGGCGTGAAGCAGTACGGCCGCGGCTATTGGATCTGCACTGGCGGTGACCTCGCCTCCACGACGGAGGTGGGCATGGGGACGAACACCTCCGCGGGCTCGGTGACCTACAGTGCCGGGGCGTTCTTCGCGAATCGCGTGGACGAGGTCGGCAGCTACTACGCCACGATCGCGCAGGTCTCGGCGGCCGGCGCCAACGATATCGAGCTAGGCTTTTCGGGACCCACGGCGGCGCGCAACTGGGTGAACGGGTACGGCAGCGCGAACAGCTACCGGATGTTCAACTACGGAGACGCTGCCGGTTGTCCCACCGACCACATTCCCAGCTCCACCGAGTGCGGCACCGCGGCGCATCCCGAGTGGGGCGCCGAGGATGTGTGGTATGTCTCCTGGGGTGCGCCGCCTGCCTGGCCGGTCCCGGAGATCTATACGACGTCGGGCTCCCAGGCGCGGCAGTGGAAGTACCTGGCGCTGTACTCGTACACGCGCCACAGCACGAGGATGAACTTCGTCGCCTCGCTGACGCAGTACTACGCCTGCCTGCAGGTGGGAGGCTGCTCGGGCACGAACAACACGCCGGCGCAGGGCTGGTCACAGCTGTACGACCAGCTGAACTCGGACAGCCGGTCGGCGGACACCTCCTTCCATTCCACCGACATCCGGTACTAGCGGGGTGGGTAATGGCCACGAGAACACGCACCGACGCTCATACCGGTCGTTTGCTTGTCATCCTTGCCTTGGCGACCGTCCTTGGCGGAGCGACGGTGATCGCCGCGGTCGCGGCGACCGCCGGCGACACCGCCTTCCAAGCCGAGAAGGCGCGGCAGCAGAACGCGGCCGAGCATCCCCCTGCCGGTCAGCTCCCGAAGCCGGACCCGGCGATGTCGCGGCCCGCGGAGCAGCCGGAACCGCCGTGGCCGGCGGGGATCTTCCAGGATCGCGAGGCGCCCATGCCGGCGTCGCAGTTCCAGGCGGTGAACCGCTGGCAGGGCGAGGTCGGCAACCGCAGGCTCGCCGTCTACGCCGGCTACCAGGGGACCGACCCGACCCGGGGCCTGCTGCTCATCCTCTCGTACAACAACAAGTCGATCGATCCGCAGGCGAGACTCATTGAACGGCCAGGGGATGGCGCACTTCGGATCCTCGGCGCCAGCGGTCACGTGCTCACCATCCGGTCGAACTCCGAACGGCAGTACCGCTACGACGCTGAGACGGGGCAACTGTCCTGACCCGCAGGTGCGGGCCTAGCAGCAAGCTTTGGGTGCCACTGGCGCTGGCAGTGCTCTTAGTGGGCTGCACGCAGGCTCGACCCAAGGACAGCACCTCCACCGTTCACTCGGGCACGGGGGCTGTGACGACGGCCGCCGCGTCGTGCGCGTCCCGGCCATCTCGGCTCAGCGAGCTGGCGGCGCTGCCGCCTGCCGCGGCGTTCAGCGCGGTCGAGGACCCGACCAGCCGGTGTGCCTTGCTTGTCGCGGGGCAGGCGGCGGACCCCTCGGGGGTGCCCGTCCGACGTGTCTCGATCAGCGGAACAGTCGAGGTCATCGGGTCCATACCGGGTGCCGAGCGAATTACTGCGATGGCGGCCCACAAGGAGGACCTGTGGGCCGCCGGCGGGGACATGTCTGGTGCTGCCCTGCTCGCCGAATCCACCGACCACGGGCGTTCGTGGCGGCGTCGCGCGCTGCCCGCCGGCTACTCGGTGGCCCAGGCCCTTGCGGTCAGCGCCAGCGGGGAACCCGTGGCCGCGCTCCAGCGTGACGGCAGCACCGACCTTGTAACGATCATGTCCGAGGACACCGGATTCAAGACCATTGGCCGCGGCACCGTTGTCGTGACGGCCGTGAGCCTCCGGGACGGTCGAGTCCTTGCCGCTGGCGCCAGCGACCGGCGATCGGAAGCACTCCTGCGACGAGCTGCCGGACAGTCGATGGCCATGCTCGAGCTGCCTCGGGGAATGAGTGAGGTCCGGGCAGTTCTCATCGAGAAGGAGGGGACGCTCGCCGTGGGCGGCGTCACACGGCGAGCGGACGGCACGACCACGGCGATCCTCGTCGAGAGCACCGATGCGGGAAGGACGTGGCGACCGTCCAACCTCCCCGCCGGCAGTGAACTCCTGGACATGACAGACAGCGAGGGAGGCGTCTACGTTCTCCTAGCTGGGTCGAAAGGACCCTCGGCCTATGTCCGTTCTCCGCGTGGCAGCACCTGGGAAGCCCTACCAGCCCGAAGTGGTACGACCGGCCCCGACCTTGCCCACCTCCTGGCAGGTCGCTCTGCCTTCTGGGCATACGGAGATCACGTCTACGTTGGCGTATCCGCTCGGTGACGCTGCGTGTGGCGCCACTGCCGTCGGACACAGCAGGACGGTCAGGAATCAAGCCACCGCCTGACCGGCAAGTGCCCACGACGAATGCGAGGGGCTTCGCCAGGTACTGCGACGGTCAGAAGACCAGCTCGGCCCCTCGGGCTCGGTGCTGGTTCCGCAACAGCGGCGCGAGAAGATGGGATTCTGCGCGTGCCGCCGCTCCCCTCGGTCCCCGACGCCACCTGCGCACGGGTCACGGCCACGGACGCCTGCCCGAGCATGGCCAGGGTGATGTGCCGGCACCACGCGACGAACCGGCGCCTGGGTGAGTGCCTGCCCCTGGGCGGACCGGCCCGGAGCCGCACCACGCCCGGCGTCCGCCGGACGCCACACTCGCCCCGGAACGATGCCAACCTGAACCTGAACAAGCAGGCGGCGGGACGCGGCTGTGATCAGATTGTTACGTTCGGGACGCAGTCCCGCTCGGAGGCCGGGCGTGTATCTCTGGTGACGGACGCCGCGCCAAGGTGGCCATGATGACCGGCGATGGGGACTTCGAGGCCTTCTACACGGCCACCTACGACCGGCTGGTCGGTCAGCTCCTCGTCGTCGTCGGCAGCCTCGAGGAGGCCGAGGACGTCGTCCAGGAGGCGTTCGTCCGCGCCTGTGGCCGCTGGTCCCACGTGCGCGACTACGAGGTCCCCGAGGCATGGGTCCGGCGCGTCGCGCTCAACCTGGCCAGCAGCGGCGTGCGGCGGGCACGGCGCCGCGCAGCGCTGCTGGTCCGCCTCGGCCCGGCGGCCGACGTGCCGGCCCTTTCGGTCGACGCGGTCGCGCTCACCCGCACGCTGCGCAAGCTGCCGCTGCGCGGCCGGGAGGCGCTGGTCCTGCACCACGTCGTCGGCCTGTCGGTGCAGGAGATCGCCGGCGAGCTCGGGGTCCCGGTGGGGACGGTCACGGCGCGGCTGTCGCGCGCCCGCGCGAGGCTCGCCCGCCTGCTCGCCGCCGAGGGGGAGGAGATTGGCCATGCGCATGGATGAGTTGGACGAGCGGCTCGCCGGCCTGGCCGAGGAGGGCGCGCGCAACGCCCGCCCACCCGCGCCGGCCGCCATCCGCCACCGCAGCCGCCGGCGCCGCCGGCGCCAGGCCGCCGGGGTGGTCCTGCTCGGCCTCGCGCTGGTGGGTGCGGTGGTGGTCGCCCGGGCCAGCTCGCCGGTGCCAAGCGGGCCGGTGACGCCGACCCCCACCACCCAGGCGCCGGCCACCCCTGGCGGGATCGTCCCGTGGAGCTCGGCGCCGCCCCGGCCGCCCGCCCCGGCGCGGCCTGCGGCGGTCCCGCCTGGCACGCCGGCCTGCACCGCGGACCGGCTCCACGCCACGGCCGGTTGGGAGGGGGCGACCGGATCGCTGGTGGGCAGCGTGCGCTTCACCAGCCGGGGAGGGGCGGTCTGCGCCCTCAACGGCTACCCGACCATCCAGCTGCTCGACCAGCACGGCCGGGCGCTGCCGACCAGGACGGGGCGCTCTGGCCGGAGCCAGGCCACCGGGGTGCTGGTACGGCCGGGGACGGCGGCCACCGCCGCGTTCGTCTGGTCCAACTGGTGCGGCCCCAACCCCGGACGGGTTGGCCTGCGCGTCACCCTGCCGGGTGGCGGCACCCTGGTCCCGACCGTCGAGGCCGGGACGCCCAGGGAGCTCACCGCCCGCTGCGACGCGCCGGGCGCCCCGTCGTCGTTGTCGCGCGGGCCCTTCGCCGCCGAGCGGCCCGAGCCACCACCGTCGCCGCTGGAAGGGCTCACCGCGACCATCGGGCTGCCGCCCACGGTCGTCGCCGGGCGGCCGTTGCGCTACACGGTGACGCTCGCCAACCCCACGGAGCGCCCCGTCTCGCTGCGCGACTGCCCCAGCTACATGGAGGCGGTGCTGCTCCGCAACGACGGCAAAGCCGTCGAGCGCCACCTGCTGAACTGCGCCCCGGTCGGGGCGATCGGCCCCGGCCAGCGGGTGACGTTCGCGATGGTCCTTGACCTGCCAGCCAGGCTGCGACCCGGTGCGGGCGTGCTGACCTGGGTCATGGAGAGCGTCGGTGTCGGCACGAAGGTGCCGGTCACGGTGACCGGCCCGTGAGCGTCGGTCCGGGCCGGCGCTGACCCCGGCGAGCCGTCGTTGCGGGTGGCCAGCTGCTCGGTGTCGAGGCGGTCGAGCAGGACCCCGCGGGGCGCGGACCGCGACCGCGGTGACCTGCTCCCGCAGGCCGCGGCCGGCGGGAGCAGGGCGACGAACTTGACGCGGCGGTCGGACGCGCGCATCTGCCCAGCGACTAGGCCGCATGCCTCGAGGCGGTCCGCTATCTCGGTCGCGGTCGAGCCGTGGCACGGCACCGCCGGCGTCGACAGTTGGGTGGTGACGGCGCGGGTGCACGAACCGAGCCGACACGAAAGCTGGTGACCGGCCGGTTCGGTTGTGCCTGGTCATCGACGTGGCGGGCCGGCTCCGGCCTCATCATCACCGGGAGTGTCGCTGCATCACCAAATAGCATGTCGCGTAACACCACCCGCACCGCGCTGACCGGGCGCATCCGCGCCAGCACCAGCGCGCTGACCGCAAAGCTCAGCGCGTCGATTGCGATCGCCCAGCCCGGGCTGGTGGCGGCGACCAGCGCGCCGGCGAGCGCGGGCCCGATGATCGCTGCCGAGCTGTGCGCCAGCGACAGCAGCGCGTTGGCCCGTTGCAGCTCCTGGGCGGGTACGGTCTGGGGACCAGGCCGCTTGCGGCGGGGTAGAAGAACGCCGCGGCGGTGCCGTGGGCGGCGATGAGCGCGACGAGCTGCCACAGCCGCGCCTGGCCGGTGATGAGCAGCGCGGCGAGCAGGCCCTGGCTGGCGAAGCGGGCAAGGTTGGCGCCGAGCATCAGCCGCTGGCGGGGGAGGCGGTCGGCCCACACGCCGCCGGCCAGCACCAAGACCACAAGGGGGGACGGTCCGCGCGGCCAGGACCAAGCCGAGGTCGGCGGCGGAGCCAGTGGGGATCAGGCTACACGAGCCGAACCGGGCAGCAGCCGGAGATCACGTGTTCGGTGCCCGAGCCTGCGCCCATGGGCGGATGGACGCCGCGGTGTGTCTCTGTGACGATGCCAGCCTGAGCCAATGGAGTGGCCAGGCTCGGGAGCACCACAACGGCTAGCGGCGGGCAAGCCGCTGACCTGCGGAGAGCCAGCGGTACACCGTGGGTACACGGACCCCCGCCCGGCTAGTGGCGCTGGTCGTCTCGCCAGACGCCCCGAGGCCGAGGTCGGCCTCCGAGGCGGGCCCCTCACACGAGTTCGGCGATGAGGCTGGCGGCCCCCACGCCCATCGTCGCCAGCATGTCGTGGGCGGTGCGCAGCTGCTCGCGCGCGTCGAGCCGGCGGCGCTCGCGGCGCAGCCACTCGCCGTAGAGCAGATGGGTGCGGGCGAGCTCGGCGCGGACGCGGGTACGGCCGAGGCGCGCGATCGACTCGCGGTAGCGGCGCTCGGCGATGTCGCCCTCGCTGAGCAGGGCGCGGATGCGGGCTTCGATCCCCAGCGCCCAGTCGGTGGGTGTCACCCGCGTGCGCTCGGACAGCCACTGGAGTGCGGCCCTGACGAGCGCGACGTCACCGGTCCTGGACGCCGCCTCGGCCAGCTCGGACACGACAAGGGGCCCGTACCCCACCTGATCGCGCTCGAATGCTCGCCAAGCGGCGTCGCGCGCGGCGTCGTGGCGCCCGAGGCCGTTGTAGAGCACCGAGCTCGCGTAGGTCGCGAGGTTGACAAACATGCCCAGACCGCGTGCGGTCGGCTCCTGCAAGGTGGCCTCGATCAGCTCCGACGCCTGTGCCTCCTGGCCGCGCCAGGCCGCGAGCATCATCTCGGTGTACGCAACCGGCTGGTTCCCGGTCGCCTGAGCGATCAGGCGATCCTCTTCGATCATCACAGCCGCCGTGGTCAACTCGCCGGCGAGAAGGTGAGTTCCAGCGAGGGAGTTGAGCGCGAACTGCAAGTGCACGAGCGCGCCCGTGTCGCGGGCGACCTGCGCCTGGCGGGCGGCCAGGGCATGCCAGGACTCGGCGTCCCACAACTCGAGGGCGAGCGTGATGCTGGGTCTAGAACCGGCGAGCCAGAGCCCGCGGCCGACCTCGTCGGTGCCGACATTCGTAGCGAGAACCAGCTCGAGTGCTCGGGTCAGCGTCGGCGCGGCCGCCGCGTACCCCTCCGTCAACCGCAGCGCGAACGCGTCAAGGAGGACATCGACCGCACGCGGCGGGTCGGGGCCGGGGGGCGCGGCGCGCGCGGCCTCAGCGGCCTCCAGCACGCCGCCCGGGTTGTCGAGGTCGCCGGCCATCGCGGCCACGAGCGCCTCCAGGTGCGTCTCGCGCGCCAACTCGGCGTTGAGCGGCTCGAGGCGCCTGGCCGCGCTGAGGAGCAGCCGAGCAGCGTCGCTGCCGCGTTGCTGCTCCAACGCGATTTGCCCGCGCAGGTGTTCCACCTCGGCGGTCCGCAGGGCGTCAAGCGGCCCAGCCTCGACCGCGACCAGCAGTCCGAGTGCCGCGTCGAGCGCGCCGGCGTCGCGCTTCGCCCTGGCCGCCGCGAGCCCGCGCCGGGCACGGCGAGCGGGTTCGGGCGTCAGCATCGCCGCGCGCTCCAGGAACGCCGCCGCCGCGGCCAGGCCCCCGCGCGCCTGCGCCCGCCCGGCCGAACGCTCCAGCTCGGAGGCGACGTCCTCGTCGGGCCCGGGCGCGGCGTGGGCCCGGTGCCAGGCGCGACGATCGGGATCGATCTCCGGATCGGTGACCTCCGCCAGGGCGCGGTGCACGTCCTGCCGCTCCTGAAGCGACGCCGACCGGTAGGCCGCCGAGCGCACCAGCGGATGACGAAACCGCACCCGGGCGCCGACCTCGAGCAGGCCGGCCCCGGCCGCCGGCGTCGCAGCCTCGGCACCGATCCCGAGCCGCCCGGCTGCGTGCCACACCAGCACCGGATCGCCCACCGGATCGGCCGCCGCGAGCTGCAGCAGGCGCCGGGTCTCGGCCGCAAGAGCGTCGAGCCGCCGCCGGAAGGTCTCCTCGATCTGCCCCGAGAGCGGTACCGCGTCGGGGAGTCCGAACCCGCCCGCCAGCTCCGCCGGCGTCAACCCCCGCGGCAGCTCCAACAGCGCCAACGGGTTGCCGCGCGTCTCGGCGACGATCCGGTCGCGGACCCGCGCGTCCAGCGGCCCGGTGAGCACCGCGTCCAGTAGCGCGCGCGCATCGCCCTCCCGCAGACCCTCGACCACCAGCTCCGGCAACCCCGCCACCTCATCGCTCGGAACGCGGGCCGCAAAGACCAAGCCGACCGATTCGGCCACCAGGCGGCGCGCCACGAACGCGAGGACCTGCGCCGAGGCGCGATCGAGCCACTGCTCGTCATCCACCAGGCAGACCAGCGGTCGCTCCTCGGCCACGTCGGCCAGCAGGCTCAGGACGGCCAGGGCGACCCAAAAGCGGTCCGGCGCCGACCCGGGACTGAGGCCGAACGCGGTCCGCAGCGCATCACGCTGCGGAACCGGGAGACGCTCGAGGCGATCCAGCATCGACGCCAACAACTGATGCAACCCGGCGAAGGCGAGCTCCATCTCCGACTGGACACCCGCGGCGCGCGCCACACGGCAGCCCGACGCGTGCTCGACCACGTAGTCCAACAGCGCCGTCTTGCCCATGCCCGGTTCGCCGCGCACCACCAGCGCCCGGCTCTCACCCGCGCGAACAGCTTCGATGAGCCGGTCCAG
Protein-coding sequences here:
- a CDS encoding DUF4232 domain-containing protein, which codes for MRMDELDERLAGLAEEGARNARPPAPAAIRHRSRRRRRRQAAGVVLLGLALVGAVVVARASSPVPSGPVTPTPTTQAPATPGGIVPWSSAPPRPPAPARPAAVPPGTPACTADRLHATAGWEGATGSLVGSVRFTSRGGAVCALNGYPTIQLLDQHGRALPTRTGRSGRSQATGVLVRPGTAATAAFVWSNWCGPNPGRVGLRVTLPGGGTLVPTVEAGTPRELTARCDAPGAPSSLSRGPFAAERPEPPPSPLEGLTATIGLPPTVVAGRPLRYTVTLANPTERPVSLRDCPSYMEAVLLRNDGKAVERHLLNCAPVGAIGPGQRVTFAMVLDLPARLRPGAGVLTWVMESVGVGTKVPVTVTGP
- a CDS encoding right-handed parallel beta-helix repeat-containing protein, which encodes MRRFLPLPVLLATLLAAAVVFGGATVRAASSVSHSPQIGAQARPDLTFLSVQPQQIFHVRTPADGGNDSNPGTAQRPWATIGKALTTLTAGQTAHVHTGTYQESRVPTANAGLPAKPIRLTAAPNEQAPTILGGVPSPGAPPLSGPFLWLTRSYWIVEGFKIDAAGSGDNAIRFDGVDHAVAQNIEAMNSTGGGAVAFSGATDAALLKGIVHNNPATPVPNSAVDRHGVLINSGSARVLIQGNRSYGNDGDSVQCQNTNPARPGVPTDITIEFNRFYQDVENAVDIKTCHNVSVRANKIYGYRAALAQNRSPQGFAMVVHENADGILVELNRVWDSGGALTIGAGNGTVGVVLARRNLVFDAPRIIESGKVLAEGNGFQAPGHVQDVWFLNNTFYNLAYRAIRLGSDAPVQRVQLLNNIVARANIGLNLYKQNVPVLSSNNNLFFQAPPVIDFNTTAITTWAAWQARGYDSASVIDKDPLFVPNPRHNDFYTLPGSPARDVAAPTGEPFCFTGLDIGFLESCFESWSGSVAAPARGEPTHSINGAYLTYRWAPRGRS
- a CDS encoding sigma-70 family RNA polymerase sigma factor gives rise to the protein MTGDGDFEAFYTATYDRLVGQLLVVVGSLEEAEDVVQEAFVRACGRWSHVRDYEVPEAWVRRVALNLASSGVRRARRRAALLVRLGPAADVPALSVDAVALTRTLRKLPLRGREALVLHHVVGLSVQEIAGELGVPVGTVTARLSRARARLARLLAAEGEEIGHAHG
- a CDS encoding AAA family ATPase — encoded protein: MRGRAAQLRGRRSECDVLDRLIEAVRAGESRALVVRGEPGMGKTALLDYVVEHASGCRVARAAGVQSEMELAFAGLHQLLASMLDRLERLPVPQRDALRTAFGLSPGSAPDRFWVALAVLSLLADVAEERPLVCLVDDEQWLDRASAQVLAFVARRLVAESVGLVFAARVPSDEVAGLPELVVEGLREGDARALLDAVLTGPLDARVRDRIVAETRGNPLALLELPRGLTPAELAGGFGLPDAVPLSGQIEETFRRRLDALAAETRRLLQLAAADPVGDPVLVWHAAGRLGIGAEAATPAAGAGLLEVGARVRFRHPLVRSAAYRSASLQERQDVHRALAEVTDPEIDPDRRAWHRAHAAPGPDEDVASELERSAGRAQARGGLAAAAAFLERAAMLTPEPARRARRGLAAARAKRDAGALDAALGLLVAVEAGPLDALRTAEVEHLRGQIALEQQRGSDAARLLLSAARRLEPLNAELARETHLEALVAAMAGDLDNPGGVLEAAEAARAAPPGPDPPRAVDVLLDAFALRLTEGYAAAAPTLTRALELVLATNVGTDEVGRGLWLAGSRPSITLALELWDAESWHALAARQAQVARDTGALVHLQFALNSLAGTHLLAGELTTAAVMIEEDRLIAQATGNQPVAYTEMMLAAWRGQEAQASELIEATLQEPTARGLGMFVNLATYASSVLYNGLGRHDAARDAAWRAFERDQVGYGPLVVSELAEAASRTGDVALVRAALQWLSERTRVTPTDWALGIEARIRALLSEGDIAERRYRESIARLGRTRVRAELARTHLLYGEWLRRERRRLDAREQLRTAHDMLATMGVGAASLIAELV